Proteins found in one Epinephelus fuscoguttatus linkage group LG4, E.fuscoguttatus.final_Chr_v1 genomic segment:
- the LOC125886950 gene encoding DNA polymerase III PolC-type-like isoform X2 codes for MSDNKTIVFFDLEATGLDTAVCDIIQVSAICGEKVFNVYTLPRRSLTESARQVTGFTVSDGSLFLHGNAVDTVPLVDALTSFISFLRSFSCPVLLAAHGAKRFDAPVLTRVLRRLALHQEFQQVVSGFVDTFLLSKNLYRNLGSHSQQYMVRHFLGRTYEAHNAVEDATMLQELFNSWSPTKWNVSRVTLSTYLF; via the coding sequence acactgctgtgtgtgacatcatccaggTGTCGGCCATCTGTGGAGAGAAGGTTTTTAATGTCTACACCCTCCCCCGCCGCTCCCTCACTGAGAGCGCCAGACAGGTGACTGGCTTCACAGTCAGTGATGGCTCCCTGTTTCTCCACGGGAATGCTGTGGACACCGTTCCTCTTGTTGATGCTCTCACGTCCTTCATCAGCTTCCTGCGCTCATTCAGCTGCCCTGTGCTGCTGGCGGCCCACGGTGCAAAGCGATTCGATGCACCTGTGCTCACCAGGGTGCTGCGAAGGCTCGCCCTACACCAGGAGTTCCAACAGGTGGTGTCTGGGTTCGTGGATACCTTCCTGCTAAGCAAGAACCTGTATCGCAATCTGGGCAGTCATTCTCAGCAGTACATGGTGCGCCACTTCCTGGGGAGGACCTACGAGGCACACAATGCAGTGGAGGACGCCACGATGTTGCAGGAGCTGTTCAACTCATGGAGTCCCACCAAATGGAACGTCTCCAGAGTTACTCTGTCAACCTACCTATTTTAA
- the LOC125886947 gene encoding uncharacterized protein LOC125886947 yields MQTPDSDGAQQSQQPLVFFDLETTGLDKSCEIVQLAAVSGGHSLNLYVIPRSRIQRGAAKVTGFRVRRQRLYLHRQLVLTNSLREVLVSFIAFLKMLGRPLVIGHNIRRFDCQLLARALDELDLRADFESAVFGCVDTLPLAREMLKDRGLRSFRQENLVRELLGVNYKAHDALEDVRALQALYSVLQPTPDLISRHRFTLDTMENKPAAKSKVPCEPAGQRPLWEHFRQTVKVTESSEDKATR; encoded by the exons ATGCAAACACCAGACTCTGACGGAGCTCAACAGTCTCAACAGCCGCTGGTTTTCTTTGACTTGGAGACGACTGGGCTGG ATAAGAGTTGTGAAATCGTCCAGCTGGCTGCAGTGAGTGGAGGCCACTCATTGAACCTCTATGTCATCCCTCGGTCTCGAATACAGCGAGGAGCAGCCAAAGTGACCGGCTTCAGGGTCCGCAGACAGAGGCTCTACCTCCATCGCCAGCTTGTCCTCACCAACTCCCTGCGAGAGGTCTTGGTCTCCTTCATAGCTTTCCTCAAGATGCTCGGACGCCCGCTCGTCATTGGCCACAACATTCGCCGCTTCGACTGTCAGCTGTTGGCTCGAGCTCTTGATGAACTTGACCTCAGAGCAGACTTTGAGTCAGCAGTCTTCGGCTGTGTTGACACTCTGCCGCTGGCTCGAGAGATGCTGAAGGACCGCGGCCTCCGGAGTTTCCGACAGGAGAACCTGGTCAGGGAGCTGCTGGGTGTAAACTACAAGGCCCATGATGCTTTGGAGGATGTGCGGGCATTACAGGCACTATACAGTGTTCTACAGCCCACACCAGACTTGATTAGTAGGCATAGGTTTACTTTGGACACAATGGAGAACAAACCAGCTGCTAAATCTAAAGTGCCCTGTGAGCCAGCAGGACAGCGCCCTCTGTGGGAGCACTTCAGACAGACGGTGAAGGTCACAGAGAGCAGTGAAGACAAAGCTACAAGGTAG
- the mpi gene encoding mannose-6-phosphate isomerase, giving the protein MEEVRVFPLTCAVQHYAWGKVGLDSEVAKLVVGGDPLAVVEDGKPYAELWMGAHPKGDAQIKDNRIAQTTLGQWIAHFPACLGSKVKDTFQGQLPFLFKVLSVNTALSIQAHPNRELAARLHAQFPEHYPDNNHKPEMAIALTRFQGLCGFRPVEEILGFLKSVPEFHALVGNEAAEELRCSVGDAAHTSQVLKKCFTRMMNCEKKVFVDQLNMLVKRVTEEGAAGKDTSSSNGDLLLRLHSQYPGDIGCFSIYFLNQIVLEPGQAMFLGASEPHAYLYGDCIECMACSDNTVRAGLTPKYIDVNTLCEMLNYSPAPASSKIFPCVQDASDPCVSLYDPPVPDFTVMRIQVPASVKQYTVAPVDSASILLVIEGDATATSAAALSDVTLRRGTVLFVSANESVSLHITSQSGMSMFRACCLL; this is encoded by the exons ATGGAGGAAGTGAGAG TGTTTCCCCTGACCTGTGCCGTGCAGCATTATGCGTGGGGAAAGGTTGGGCTGGACAGCGAGGTGGCCAAACTCGTGGTTGGTGGAGACCCACTGGCTGTTGTTGAGGATGGCAAGCCCTACGCAGAG CTGTGGATGGGTGCCCACCCAAAAGGCGATGCCCAGATTAAAGACAATAGGATCGCACAGACGACTCTGGGCCAGTGGATCGCCCACTTTCCTGCCTGCCTGGGTTCCAAGGTCAAAGACACCTTCCAGGGACAGCTGCCCTTCCTCTTCAAAGTCCTCTCTGTCAACACTGCCCTGTCCATACAGGCCCACCCTAACAGA GAGTTAGCTGCTCGTCTCCATGCTCAGTTTCCGGAGCACTATCCAGACAACAACCACAAGCCAGAGATGGCCATCGCTCTCACCCGCTTTCAGGGCCTCTGTGGCTTCAGACCAGTGGAGGAGATCCTGGGATTCCTTAAAT CTGTCCCAGAGTTCCATGCTCTGGTGGGAAATGAGGCAGCGGAGGAGCTGCGATGCAGCGTGGGAGACGCGGCTCATACGAGCCAGGTGCTGAAGAAGTGCTTCACCAGGATGATGAACTGTGAGAAGAAGGTGTTCGTAGATCAGCTCAACATGCTGGTCAAGAGAGTCACTGAAGAGG GTGCAGCGGGGAAGGACACATCAAGCAGCAATGGTGATCTGTTGCTCCGCCTCCACTCCCAGTATCCTGGAGACATCGGCTGCTTCTCCATCTACTTCCTCAACCAAATAGTCCTGGAGCCAGGCCAGGCCATGTTCCTGGGAGCCAGCGAGCCCCACGCTTACCTTTACGGAg ACTGTATCGAGTGTATGGCCTGCTCAGACAACACGGTGAGAGCTGGTCTGACTCCAAAATACATTGATGTCAACACGCTGTGCGAGATGCTGAACTACAGCCCAGCCCCCGCCAGCTCCAAAATCTTCCCATGTGTCCAGGATGCTTCAGAtccctgtgtgtccctgtaTGACCCCCCAGTGCCAGACTTCACTGTGATGAGGATACAG GTCCCAGCCTCGGTGAAGCAGTACACTGTCGCTCCAGTTGACAGCGCCAGCATCCTCCTGGTCATTGAAGGTGACGCCACGGCAACCTCTGCAGCCGCCCTCTCCGACGTCACGCTGAGGCGGGGCACCGTCCTGTTCGTCTCAGCCAACGAGAGCGTCTCCCTGCACATCACCTCCCAGTCGGGGATGAGCATGTTCCGAGCCTGCTGCCTCCTGTAG